One genomic window of Gossypium hirsutum isolate 1008001.06 chromosome D11, Gossypium_hirsutum_v2.1, whole genome shotgun sequence includes the following:
- the LOC107927240 gene encoding LOW QUALITY PROTEIN: FACT complex subunit SPT16 (The sequence of the model RefSeq protein was modified relative to this genomic sequence to represent the inferred CDS: inserted 1 base in 1 codon), with the protein MADHRGANGQAPNGTAPGTGSVYSINLDNFSKRLKALYSHWNEHKPELWGSFDVFAVATPPTSEDLRYLKSSALNVWLLGYEFPETIIVFTKKQIHFLCSQKKVSLLEVVKKSAKEAVGADVVMHVKAKSDDGIASMDSIFRSIRVQYKGNENDAPNFGYIAREAPEGKLLETWAEQLKSAGFQLADVTNGLSDLFAVKDKEEVMNVKKAAYLSYNVMNNIVVPRLESVIDEEKKITHATLMDETEKAIVNPQLAKVKLKPENVDICYPPIFQSGGEFDLRPSAASNEENLYYDSASVILCAVGARYNSYCSNIARTFLIDATPLQSKAYGVLLKAHEAAIGMLKPGRKCSAAYQAALSIVEKEAPDWIPNLTKSAGTGIGLEFRESGLNLNGKNDRLVKAGMVFNVSVGFQNLQCESKKPKSSVFSLLLADTVIVGEQNTEVVTGKCSKAVKDVAYSFNEDEEEEEKSVKTEANRFEPFMSKTVLRSDNHEISKEELRRQHQAELARQKNEETARRLAGGPGNGDNRSVAKSSTDLIAYKNVNDLPPPRDFMIQIDQKNEAVLLPIYGSMVPFHVATIRTVSSQQDTNRNCFIRIIFNVPGTPFSPHDLNSSKNQGAIYLKEVSFRSKDPRHISEVVQQIKTLRRQVVARESEKAERATLVTQEKLQLAGNRFKPIRLSDLWIRPVFGGRGRKIPGTLEAHVNGFRYSTTRADERVDIMYGNIKHAFFQPAEKEMITLVHFHLHNHIMVGNKKTKDVQFYVEVMDVVQTLGXGKRSAYDPDEIEEEQRERDRKNKINMDFQSFVNRVNDLWGQPQFNGLDLEFDQPLRELGFHGVPYKASAFIVPTSSCLVELVETPFLVVTLSEIEIVNLERVGLGQKNFDMTIVFKDFKKDVLRIDSIPSTSLDGIKEWLDTTDIKYYESRLNLNWRQILKTITDDPQSFIENGGWEFLNLEASDSDSEQSEESDQGYEPSDVEPESESEDDDSDSESLVESEDEEEEESEEDSEEEKGKTWEELEREASNADREKGNESDSEEDRRRRKMKAFGKSRAPPSSSIPKRSKLR; encoded by the exons ATGGCTGATCATCGAGGTGCAAATGGCCAGGCTCCTAATGGGACAGCTCCTGGAACAGGAAGTGTTTACTCTATTAATCTGGACAATTTCAGCAAACGTCTGAAGGCTTTGTATTCACACTGGAATGAACACAAACCCGAGCTCTGGGGCTCTTTTGATGTCTTTGCAGTAGCTACACCACCAACTTCAGAAGATCTGCGATATCTGAAATCATCGGCTTTGAACGTTTGGTTGCTGGGTTATGAGTTTCCTGAGACTATAATTGTCTTCACAAAGAAGCAGATTCATTTCTTGTGTAGCCAGAAGAAAGTTTCTCTTCTTGAAGTTGTGAAGAAATCCGCCAAGGAGGCTGTGGGCGCTGATGTTGTGATGCATGTGAAGGCAAAGAGTGATGATGGGATTGCGTCGATGGACTCTATATTTCGGTCCATCAGGGTACAATACAAGGGAAATGAAAATGATGCTCCTAATTTTGGTTACATAGCTCGAGAGGCTCCTGAAGGAAAGCTTTTAGAGACATGGGCTGAACAACTAAAAAGTGCTGGTTTTCAGCTTGCTGATGTAACCAATGGGTTATCTGACCTGTTTGCTGTGAAGGACAAAGAGGAGGTTATGAATGTCAAGAAAGCTGCTTATTTAAGTTACAATGTGATGAACAATATTGTGGTTCCAAGGCTTGAGAGTGTAATTGATGAGGAGAAGAAAATTACTCATGCCACCTTGATGGATGAAACGGAGAAAGCCATAGTGAATCCACAGCTTGCCAAAGTAAAGCTTAAGCCAGAGAATGTTGATATTTGTTACCCTCCCATATTTCAAAGTGGGGGTGAGTTTGATCTCAGACCTAGTGCTGCAAGCAATGAAGAGAACCTGTACTATGATTCTGCTAGTGTTATCTTATGTGCGGTTGGAGCTCGCTATAACAGTTATTGCTCAAATATTGCTAGGACTTTCTTGATTGATGCCACTCCACTTCAGAGCAAGGCATATGGGGTTCTTCTTAAGGCCCATGAAGCCGCAATTGGTATGTTGAAGCCTGGGAGAAAATGTAGTGCTGCGTATCAAGCTGCACTTTCAATTGTTGAGAAGGAGGCTCCTGACTGGATTCCCAATCTAACAAAATCTGCTGGTACAGGAATCGGTCTTGAGTTTCGTGAGTCAGGCCTTAATCTCAATGGGAAGAATGACCGTCTGGTCAAAGCAGGGATGGTTTTCAATGTGTCAGTCGGTTTTCAGAACTTGCAGTGTGAGAGTAAGAAACCAAAGAGCAGTGttttttctctcttacttgctgATACAGTTATTGTTGGTGAACAAAATACGGAAGTGGTGACTGGCAAATGTTCCAAGGCTGTTAAGGATGTAGCTTACTCATTCAATGAggatgaggaagaagaagaaaagtctGTGAAGACTGAAGCTAATCGCTTCGAGCCCTTCATGTCTAAGACGGTGCTTAGGTCAGATAATCATGAGATCTCAAAGGAGGAGTTAAGGAGGCAGCACCAAGCAGAACTTGCTCGTCAAAAGAATGAAGAAACAGCTAGGCGGCTTGCTGGTGGTCCTGGGAATGGAGACAACCGTTCAGTTGCCAAGTCTTCAACTGATTTGATTGCCTATAAGAATGTGAACGACCTGCCCCCTCCTAGAGATTTTATGATTCAAATTGACCAAAAGAATGAGGCTGTGCTCTTGCCAATTTATGGCAGTATGGTGCCTTTCCATGTGGCTACTATAAGGACGGTTTCCAGCCAGCAGGATACCAACAGAAATTGCTTTATCCGGATTATATTTAATGTTCCAGGGACTCCTTTCAGTCCTCATGATTTGAACTCTTCAAAGAATCAAGGAGCAATATATCTGAAAGAAGTCTCATTCCGCTCCAAGGATCCAAGGCACATAAGTGAAGTGGTACAGCAGATTAAAACTCTTCGTCGGCAAGTCGTGGCCAGGGAATCTGAGAAAGCTGAGAGGGCAACCTTGGTTACTCAGGAAAAACTTCAACTTGCAGGGAACAGGTTCAAGCCTATACGGTTGTCTGACCTTTGGATACGCCCTGTTTTTGGTGGTCGTGGGAGAAAGATTCCAGGAACACTGGAAGCTCATGTTAATGGTTTTCGGTATTCTACCACTAGAGCAGATGAGCGCGTTGACATCATGTATGGAAACATAAAGCATGCATTCTTCCAGCCTGCAGAGAAAGAGATGATCActcttgttcactttcatctGCACAACCATATAATGGTGGGGAACAAAAAAACCAAGGACGTCCAATTTTATGTTGAGGTTATGGATGTAGTCCAGACATTGG GGGGAAAGAGGTCTGCTTATGACCCTGATGAGATTGAAGAAGAGCAAAGGGAGAGGGATAGGAAGAATAAGATCAACATGGATTTTCAGAGTTTTGTGAACCGGGTAAATGATCTATGGGGGCAGCCTCAGTTCAATGGTCTTGACCTTGAGTTTGATCAACCGCTTAGAGAACTTGGCTTCCATGGGGTCCCCTACAAAGCATCCGCTTTTATTGTGCCAACGTCAAGCTGTTTAGTTGAGTTGGTAGAGACTCCTTTCCTTGTGGTCACCTTAAGCGAGATTGAGATCGTGAACCTGGAGAGGGTTGGCCTTGGGCAGAAAAATTTTGACATGACCATTGTGTTCAAGGACTTCAAGAAAGATGTACTAAGGATTGATTCCATCCCTTCAACCTCACTTGATGGCATCAAGGAATGGCTTGATACAACAGACATCAAGTATTACGAGAGCAGGCTGAATCTGAACTGGCGGCAGATTCTGAAGACAATCACTGATGATCCACAGAGCTTCATAGAGAATGGGGGCTGGGAATTTTTGAACTTGGAAGCTAGTGATTCAGATTCTGAGCAGTCAGAGGAATCAGATCAGGGTTATGAGCCATCTGATGTGGAGCCTGAATCTGAGTCAGAGGATGATGATTCCGATAGTGAGTCTCTGGTTGAGTCTGAGGATGAAGAGGAGGAAGAATCTGAGGAAGACTCCgaagaagagaaaggaaagaCATGGGAGGAGCTGGAGAGGGAAGCAAGCAATGCAGACAGGGAGAAAGGGAACGAATCGGACAGTGAAGAGGATAGGAGGAGAAGAAAAATGAAGGCTTTTGGGAAATCTCGAGCTCCTCCGAGTAGTTCTATTCCCAAACGTTCCAAGCTACGGTAG